GCATCTTCGGATCCTGGATTGCGCCAGGAGATCATGAACACCGTGTAGCCCTGTTCGGTCAGGTATTTCACCATCGAGTTCTCGGGCGACAGATCGAGGATGTAGTATTTCATGATCCAGGCCGGAACGATCAGCAAGGGTTCGGGCTTCACCTTGTCGGTGGTGGGGTCGTATTGGATCAGCTCGATCAGATGGTTGCGGTAAACCACCTTGCCCGGGGTCACCGCCACGTTTTCCCCCACATGGAAATCCGTTTCCGGGCGGAGGGGTTTGCCGAGCAGCAGTTCCTGCATGTCGTCGCGCAGATTTTCCATGCCGCGCAACAGGTTCATGCCGTTTTCGTCGTTGGTCTTTTGCAGCACTTCGGGGTTGGTCAGCGGAAAATTGGCAGGCGAGACTGCGTCGAGCATCTGGCGCACGATGAAGGACACGGCGCGTTCATCCTCGCAGCTGACGCCGCGAACGCGGGTGGTCGCCTCTTGCCACCACTCCTGCTGCAAAAGGAACGCCTGCTGAAATGCGTTGAAGGGTTGCTTCTGCCAGGCGTCATGGCTGAAGCGCCGGTCGCGGCGTGCAGGTGGGATGCAGGGTTTGACCGCGTCAGAACCAAGAGAGGTTTCAAACAAGTAGCGACCATAGTCCGCTGCCCCTGATACGGCCTTGTTCCACAGGTTCATCTGCTTGCCCGGGGACACGGCAAGATGGATCGACCAATCGCCGACAACCCGCATGATCGCCGCCGGAGAAAGACCCCCGGTCAGCTTTGCCAGTTTGGAGCGCGCTTCCTTGTCGAGCAAGTCACCAATCTCGGCGGCGGGATCGTGCTCCGATTGCTGCGAAACCTCTGCAGGCATGGCCTCGGGCAGGGGAGCGGGGCGGTTCGGAACGCCTGTTTCCTGGCCCTCGGCCGCCTTGTTTTCTGTGTTCATCGCAGACACCTCAGCCGCTGGCACCAAAGATCGCGCCGGATCGCTCCGGTCATTGCTGGCACAGGGTACGCTGCGATGCAGCAAAGGCTATGATCTGAATCAACACGGCCGTCCTGATTGCGTGGGATTTTCGGGCCGTGCTTAGCGGGGTGGCAGGATCGCCCGGCAAATCAGCCCTGCACAAACAGGCGGGAGAGCACTTGTGGCACCGATGTCCGGGATGGAACGAAAAAGCCCCGGGAAAACCCGGGGCTTTGACAATTCTCTATCTGATCGCGGGATTATCCCTGCAGGCTTTTGACCTGAACGTCCCCTTCGGCCTGCGCCTTGATCGCCAGCGCGGCGGCATGGGCACCGGCGGCGGTGGTGAAGTAGGGAATCTTGTCATACAGCGCGACCGAGCGCATTTCCTTGCTGTCCTCGACCGCCTGAGCGCCTTCGGTCGTGTTCATCAACAGCTGCACGTGGCCGTCTTTCAGCAGGTCCACCACGTGCGGGCGTCCCTCGTAGACCTTGTTCACCGCCTCGCAGGCCACACCGTGCCCGTCCAGCCATGCCTTGGTGCCGCCGGTGGCGACCAGGGTGAAGCCTTGTTCGATCAGGGTGCGCGCGGCCTCCAGCATTGTGGCGCCCTTGTCGGCATCCTTGATCGAGATGAAGGCACGGCCTTCCGAAGGCAGCACCATCCCGGCACCCATCTGCGCCTTGAGGAAGGCGCCGGCAAAGGAGCGGTCCCAGCCCATGACTTCGCCGGTGGAGCGCATTTCCGGCCCAAGCAGCGTGTCGACACCCGGGAAACGGGCAAAGGGCAGAACGGCCTCTTTGACCGAGAACCAGGGCATGTCGGGATCGGCCAGAGTCATCGGATCGGCCATCGGCACATCGACATCATAGCCTGCATCGGGTTCATAAGGCGCCCGCTGCGGGAAGGCCGAGAGCTTCTCGCCCGCCATGACGCGCGCCGCGATCGAGGCGATGGCGCTGTCGGTGGCCTTGGCGACGAAGGGTACCGTGCGGCTGGCACGCGGGTTCACTTCGATCAGGAAGATCTCACCGTCCTTGATGGCAAACTGGATGTTCATCAGGCCGACCACGTTCAGAGCCTTCGCCAGGGCGTAGGTCTGGGTCTTGATCTCTTCGATGATGTCCTTGGACAGGGAGTAGGGCGGTAGGGAGCAGGCACTGTCACCTGAGTGAACGCCAGCCTCTTCGATGTGCTGCATGATGCCGGCCACATGCACGTCGGTGCCGTCGCAGATCGCATCCACGTCAAGTTCCACCGCACCGGCCAGATAGCTGTCGAGCAGCACCGGGCTGTCGCCGGATACCACCACCGCCTCGGCGATGTAGCGTTTCAGCTGATCCATGTCGCGCACGATTTCCATGGCGCGGCCGCCCAGAACGTAAGACGGGCGGATCACCAGCGGGAAGCCGATTTCCTCTGCGATCTCAAGCGCCTGTGCGTCGGTGGAGGCAATGCCGTTATGCGGCTGTTTCAGGCCCAGCTTGTTGACCAGATCCTGGAACCGTTCGCGGTCTTCGGCCAGGTCGATGGCGTCGGGCGTGGTGCCGAGGATCGGAATGCCTTCGTCCTGCAGTGCATTGGCCAGTTTCAGCGGGGTCTGGCCACCGAACTGCACAATGACACCATGCAGGGTGCCGTTCTCTTGCTCGGCGCGCAGGATTTCCATCACGTGCTCGAAGGTGAGCGGTTCGAAATACAGCCGGTCCGAGGTGTCATAGTCGGTGGACACGGTTTCCGGGTTGCAGTTGATCATGATGGTTTCATAACCAACATCGGTCAGCGCAAAACAGGCGTGACAGCAGCAGTAGTCGAACTCGATCCCCTGACCGATCCGGTTCGGACCGCCGCCAAGGATGACCACCTTCTTGCGATCCGACGGGCGGGATTCGCATTCGATCTCGCCCATCATCGGCGCTTCGTAGGTGGAGTACATATAGGGGGTCTGCGCCTCGAATTCGGCGGCGCAGGTGTCGATCCGCTTGAAGACGGCGGTGACGCCCAGATTATGACGGGCGCGGCGCACATTGTCCTCGTCCCGGCCGGTCAGCGCGCCAAGGCGGGCATCGGTAAAGCCGAGCATCTTCAGCGCCCGCAACTGGTCCTCGCGCATCGGCAGGCCGTTTTTGCGCACCTCGCGCTCGGCGTCGACGATCTCGCGGATGCGGGACAGGAACCAGGGGTCGAACTTGGTGACGTTCTGGATCTCGTCATCGCTCAGCCCATGGCGCATCGCCTGGGCGATGGTGCGCAGCCGGTCTGGGGTCTGCTGGCTGATTGCCTTGATCACGGCAGCCTTGTCGTCGCCGCTGGCTTCGTCCCACTGGCCGACGGTCATGCCGGGGATGGCGACCTCGTCAAAACCGGTGAGGCCCGATTCCATCGACGCCAGCGCCTTTTGCATGCTTTCGTGGATGGTACGGCCGATGGCCATGGTTTCACCCACGGATTTCATCGCAGTGGTGAGGTAGGGCTCGGAGCCGGGGAACTTCTCGAAGGCGAATTTCGGGATCTTGGTGACGACATAGTCGATGGAGGGCTCAAAGGAGGCCGGCGTCACCTTGGTGATGTCGTTGTCCAACTCGTCCAGCGTGTAGCCCACCGCCAGTTTCGCGGCGATCTTTGCAATCGGGAAGCCGGTCGCCTTGGAAGCCAGCGCTGAGGAGCGCGACACCCGCGGGTTCATTTCGATCACCACCATGCGGCCATCATCGGGGTTCACGGCCCATTGCACGTTGGAGCCGCCGGTTTCGACGCCGATCTCGCGCAGCACCTCGATCGAGGCGGTGCGCATCATCTGGTATTCCTTGTCGGTCAGGGTCAGCGCCGGGGCCACTGTGATCGAATCACCGGTGTGCACGCCCATGGGGTCGATGTTCTCAATCGAGCAGACGATGATCGCGTTGTCCGCCTTGTCGCGAACGACCTCCATCTCGTACTCTTTCCAGCCTAGAAGGCTTTCATCGACGAGGATCTGATTGACCGGCGAAGCATCCATGCCCGAGCGGCAGTAGTGGATGTAATCTTCACGGTTATAGGCGACGCCGCCGCCGGTGCCGCCCAGGGTAAAGGCGGGGCGGATGATGGCGGGCAGGCCGACCTCATCGAGCGCCTCAAGCGCCAGCTGTACGCCTGCTTCCAGATCGGCCGAGCCGTTGTCGCGGGTGGGGGCGGTGATGATCGTGGCGCGCGGGTTTTCCAGACCAAGGCGATCCATCGCTTCGCGGAACAGCTTGCGGTCTTCTGCCATTTCAATGGCTTCGCGCTTGGCGCCGATCATTTCGACGCCGTATTTCTCAAGCACGCCCATCTCTTCGAGCGCCAGAGAGGTGTTGAGACCCGTCTGCCCGCCCATGGTCGGAAGCAGCGCATCGGGGCGTTCTTTTTCGATGATCTTGGCCACCACTTCGGGCGTGATCGGCTCGATATAGGTCGCA
This genomic stretch from Phaeobacter gallaeciensis harbors:
- the carB gene encoding carbamoyl-phosphate synthase large subunit; translated protein: MPKRTDIQSIMIIGAGPIIIGQACEFDYSGAQACKALREEGYRVILVNSNPATIMTDPGLADATYIEPITPEVVAKIIEKERPDALLPTMGGQTGLNTSLALEEMGVLEKYGVEMIGAKREAIEMAEDRKLFREAMDRLGLENPRATIITAPTRDNGSADLEAGVQLALEALDEVGLPAIIRPAFTLGGTGGGVAYNREDYIHYCRSGMDASPVNQILVDESLLGWKEYEMEVVRDKADNAIIVCSIENIDPMGVHTGDSITVAPALTLTDKEYQMMRTASIEVLREIGVETGGSNVQWAVNPDDGRMVVIEMNPRVSRSSALASKATGFPIAKIAAKLAVGYTLDELDNDITKVTPASFEPSIDYVVTKIPKFAFEKFPGSEPYLTTAMKSVGETMAIGRTIHESMQKALASMESGLTGFDEVAIPGMTVGQWDEASGDDKAAVIKAISQQTPDRLRTIAQAMRHGLSDDEIQNVTKFDPWFLSRIREIVDAEREVRKNGLPMREDQLRALKMLGFTDARLGALTGRDEDNVRRARHNLGVTAVFKRIDTCAAEFEAQTPYMYSTYEAPMMGEIECESRPSDRKKVVILGGGPNRIGQGIEFDYCCCHACFALTDVGYETIMINCNPETVSTDYDTSDRLYFEPLTFEHVMEILRAEQENGTLHGVIVQFGGQTPLKLANALQDEGIPILGTTPDAIDLAEDRERFQDLVNKLGLKQPHNGIASTDAQALEIAEEIGFPLVIRPSYVLGGRAMEIVRDMDQLKRYIAEAVVVSGDSPVLLDSYLAGAVELDVDAICDGTDVHVAGIMQHIEEAGVHSGDSACSLPPYSLSKDIIEEIKTQTYALAKALNVVGLMNIQFAIKDGEIFLIEVNPRASRTVPFVAKATDSAIASIAARVMAGEKLSAFPQRAPYEPDAGYDVDVPMADPMTLADPDMPWFSVKEAVLPFARFPGVDTLLGPEMRSTGEVMGWDRSFAGAFLKAQMGAGMVLPSEGRAFISIKDADKGATMLEAARTLIEQGFTLVATGGTKAWLDGHGVACEAVNKVYEGRPHVVDLLKDGHVQLLMNTTEGAQAVEDSKEMRSVALYDKIPYFTTAAGAHAAALAIKAQAEGDVQVKSLQG